The proteins below are encoded in one region of Microbacterium pygmaeum:
- a CDS encoding glycosyltransferase family 87 protein — MSRRGLLWIAFVVVHVLVAILGFVLPNGPMGDVTNVYDPWSRAALAGHGIVGITETWVYPQLALVPMVLAQTFTFIAGYEVAWAIFITICDALVFAMLVGRARSTGRWTAAWFWLAFTALLGPVGMYRLDGLTAAIAIAGCLWLVGRPLLGSILLAVATWIKVWPAAMIGAAVIALRRRLTVLGGALIVSAATLAVVFAAGGARHAFGFITDQADRGLQVEAPVSTFYLWGAVLGIPGSRIVYNEDLLTFEVVGPHVQTVIDVMTPVLVIAVAAIAGLGAYRAWRGARFVTLFPPLALALVLALIVFNKVGSPQYVSWIIAPLVVGLVIDRHRWWGPASLALGIALLTQLVYPITYYLMLAAWPVPSALLTLRNILFVVLLVWVVIRLARVPAHARTAVPAERVAAPA, encoded by the coding sequence GTGTCGAGACGGGGCTTGCTGTGGATCGCGTTCGTCGTCGTGCACGTCCTCGTGGCGATCCTGGGATTCGTCCTCCCCAACGGTCCGATGGGCGATGTCACCAACGTCTACGACCCCTGGTCCAGGGCCGCGCTGGCCGGGCACGGGATCGTCGGCATCACCGAGACCTGGGTGTATCCGCAGCTCGCGCTCGTGCCGATGGTCCTAGCCCAGACGTTCACCTTCATCGCCGGCTACGAGGTGGCCTGGGCCATCTTCATCACGATCTGCGACGCACTGGTCTTCGCGATGCTGGTCGGCCGCGCCCGCTCGACCGGACGATGGACTGCGGCGTGGTTCTGGCTGGCCTTCACGGCGCTGCTCGGACCCGTCGGCATGTACCGGCTCGACGGACTCACCGCGGCGATCGCGATCGCGGGCTGCCTGTGGCTGGTCGGACGCCCCCTGCTCGGCTCGATCCTGCTGGCCGTCGCGACGTGGATCAAGGTCTGGCCCGCGGCCATGATCGGGGCGGCGGTCATCGCCCTGCGGCGCCGGCTCACCGTGCTCGGGGGCGCGCTGATCGTCTCGGCGGCGACGCTCGCGGTCGTCTTCGCCGCCGGAGGCGCCCGCCACGCGTTCGGCTTCATCACCGACCAGGCCGACCGCGGGCTCCAGGTCGAAGCGCCGGTGAGCACCTTCTACCTGTGGGGCGCGGTGCTGGGCATCCCCGGCTCACGGATCGTCTACAACGAGGACCTCCTCACCTTCGAGGTGGTGGGCCCGCACGTGCAGACCGTGATCGACGTCATGACGCCCGTCCTCGTGATCGCGGTGGCCGCGATCGCCGGACTCGGCGCGTACCGCGCCTGGCGCGGAGCCCGGTTCGTGACACTCTTCCCGCCGCTCGCGCTCGCGCTGGTGCTCGCCCTGATCGTCTTCAACAAGGTGGGCTCGCCCCAATACGTCAGCTGGATCATCGCCCCGCTCGTGGTCGGGCTGGTGATCGACCGGCACCGATGGTGGGGGCCCGCCTCGCTGGCGCTGGGCATCGCGCTGCTCACGCAGCTCGTGTATCCGATCACCTACTACCTGATGCTCGCAGCGTGGCCGGTGCCCTCTGCGCTGCTGACCCTGCGCAACATCCTCTTCGTCGTCCTGCTCGTGTGGGTCGTCATCCGCCTGGCGCGGGTGCCCGCGCACGCGCGCACCGCCGTCCCGGCCGAGCGCGTCGCCGCGCCCGCCTGA
- a CDS encoding MFS transporter, with product MGALLSLAIGSFGIGMTEFVVMGLLPNIAQDLMPAQWATNPEGAIAQAGTLISLYALGVVVGAPTIAASVARFPRHRVMIVLALALTLFNALTFVAPTFELVAASRFLAGLPHGAYFGIGALVAADVLGPGKRAKGVAFVLTGLTIANVVGVPLGTLLGQQLGWRAAFVVVAAIFAAATICIGFFVPQHPGDPVRTLRAELAVFRIGQVWLTLGVGAIGFGGFFAVYSYVAPMITEITGSPEWVVPIILILMGLGMTVGNIVGGYLADLDLKRTMVYGLIALAVVLGALALTVQWLLVLGFFVFATGLVSSALSPAIQTRLMDVAGDNQSIAAALNHSSLNLGNSLGAFLGGAVIALGWGFVAPAWAGVALALGGLAIALISFRIERRSTPARELVTAS from the coding sequence ATGGGGGCGCTCCTTTCTCTCGCCATCGGCAGCTTCGGCATCGGCATGACCGAGTTCGTCGTCATGGGCCTGCTCCCGAACATCGCGCAGGATCTGATGCCGGCCCAGTGGGCGACCAACCCCGAGGGCGCGATCGCGCAGGCGGGGACGCTCATCAGCCTCTACGCGCTGGGCGTCGTCGTGGGCGCGCCGACGATCGCAGCATCCGTCGCCCGGTTCCCACGCCACCGGGTCATGATCGTGCTCGCCCTCGCGCTGACCCTGTTTAACGCCCTCACCTTCGTCGCGCCGACCTTCGAGCTGGTCGCCGCCTCCCGGTTCCTGGCCGGCCTCCCGCACGGAGCGTACTTCGGCATCGGCGCGCTGGTGGCCGCCGACGTCCTCGGACCAGGCAAGCGCGCCAAGGGCGTCGCATTCGTGCTGACCGGCCTGACGATCGCGAACGTCGTCGGCGTCCCGTTGGGAACCCTCCTCGGACAGCAGCTCGGGTGGCGCGCCGCCTTCGTCGTCGTGGCCGCGATCTTCGCCGCCGCGACGATCTGCATCGGCTTCTTCGTGCCGCAGCACCCGGGCGATCCGGTCCGCACCCTCCGGGCCGAACTCGCGGTCTTCCGGATCGGGCAGGTGTGGCTGACCCTCGGCGTCGGCGCGATCGGCTTCGGCGGATTCTTCGCGGTCTACAGCTACGTCGCGCCGATGATCACCGAGATCACCGGCTCGCCGGAGTGGGTGGTGCCGATCATCCTCATCCTGATGGGGCTCGGCATGACCGTCGGCAACATCGTCGGCGGCTACCTCGCCGATCTCGACCTGAAGCGGACGATGGTCTACGGGCTGATCGCGCTCGCCGTGGTGCTGGGTGCCCTGGCGTTGACGGTGCAATGGCTGCTCGTGCTCGGGTTCTTCGTCTTCGCCACGGGCCTCGTCTCATCGGCGCTGAGTCCGGCGATCCAGACGCGGCTCATGGACGTCGCCGGCGACAACCAGTCGATCGCCGCCGCGCTGAACCACTCGTCCCTGAACCTCGGCAACAGCCTCGGTGCGTTCCTGGGCGGTGCGGTCATCGCGCTCGGCTGGGGGTTCGTGGCACCAGCCTGGGCCGGCGTGGCACTGGCGCTGGGCGGGCTCGCGATCGCCCTGATCAGCTTCCGGATCGAGCGTCGCTCGACGCCGGCCCGTGAGCTGGTCACCGCGTCCTGA
- a CDS encoding thiamine-binding protein has protein sequence MLVAFSVAPSGTPQSGIDAAADGSVHDAVAAAVRVVRESGLPHRTTSMFTEIEGEWDEVFDVVKRATEAVLPFGSRVSLVLKADIRPGRTGELDGKIERLEQALGETPDDPIDVF, from the coding sequence ATGCTCGTCGCCTTCTCCGTCGCTCCGAGCGGCACACCGCAGTCCGGCATCGATGCTGCGGCGGACGGTTCGGTCCACGATGCGGTCGCGGCAGCCGTACGCGTCGTCCGCGAGTCCGGCCTTCCGCATCGCACCACCTCGATGTTCACCGAGATCGAGGGGGAGTGGGATGAGGTCTTCGACGTCGTCAAGCGTGCGACCGAGGCCGTCCTGCCGTTCGGGTCGCGAGTCTCACTCGTACTGAAGGCCGACATCCGGCCCGGCCGCACCGGCGAGTTGGACGGCAAGATCGAGCGCCTGGAGCAGGCTCTGGGCGAGACGCCGGACGACCCGATCGACGTCTTCTGA